In Castanea sativa cultivar Marrone di Chiusa Pesio chromosome 6, ASM4071231v1, a single window of DNA contains:
- the LOC142640061 gene encoding uncharacterized protein LOC142640061 — protein MRTPTGKTPFKLAYRNGAVIPAEIHMANHRVMKYEDEENEEQLRLNLDLIDKVRIGVEQKRTARYKNLMARQYYAMVKLRRFNIVDLILKNVSLATRNPAHEKLGPIWEGPYRIINCKRQGSYYLEALDGQKLEHPWNVEHLRRYY, from the coding sequence atGAGGACCCCCACAGGGAAAACTCCTTTCAAACTAGCCTATAGAAATGGAGCAGTCATACCTGCAGAAATACACATGGCTAACCATAGGGTGATGAAGTATGAGGATGAGGAAAATGAAGAGCAGCTACGTCTTAACCTTGACTTGATAGACAAGGTAAGGATAGGTGTAGAACAAAAAAGAACAGCGAGGTATAAAAACCTCATGGCTAGACAATATTATGCAATGGTGAAACTCAGGCGCTTCAACATTGTGGACCTCATCCTAAAAAAtgtctccttggcaaccagAAACCCGGCCCACGAAAAACTAGGGCCTatttgggaaggaccctacaggattatcaattgcaaaaggcAAGGAtcatactacttggaagccCTAGATGGACAAAAATTAGAGCACCCATGGAATGTTGAGCATTTAAGAAGATACTATTAG